A region from the Nostoc sp. HK-01 genome encodes:
- a CDS encoding response regulator receiver domain protein codes for MTIKTILLIDDEPTIRELVQICLNDLVGWKVITAASAQAALQQLEIECPDAILLDVVMPGMDITTFLYRFHERHSAKLIPVILLSVLADWFTSQQLQQLGVVEAIAKPFNPLTLPDQITRALGWSVQPECESVV; via the coding sequence ATGACAATCAAGACAATATTGTTAATTGATGATGAACCGACTATTCGAGAACTAGTGCAAATTTGTTTAAATGATTTGGTCGGATGGAAGGTCATAACAGCTGCTTCAGCCCAAGCAGCCCTTCAACAACTAGAGATAGAATGTCCCGATGCCATCTTACTTGATGTTGTTATGCCAGGTATGGACATTACTACATTCTTGTACAGATTTCATGAAAGACACTCAGCTAAATTAATTCCAGTAATTCTTTTGAGTGTACTTGCAGATTGGTTTACATCACAACAACTTCAGCAGCTTGGTGTAGTTGAGGCCATTGCTAAACCCTTTAATCCCTTAACTTTACCAGATCAGATCACGCGTGCTTTAGGGTGGAGTGTGCAGCCTGAATGCGAATCTGTGGTTTAA
- a CDS encoding phosphoglycerate/bisphosphoglycerate mutase, producing the protein MSQIVWIARHANRLDFVNPDWFLTAERRYDPPLSDDGFVQAKQLAQRLKTEKITHIFASPFLRTVQTANAVAETLDLSIKLETGLSEWLNPEWMTEEPERLSVPALKELFPRIDPSYTPRIAAKYPETHEQVRARSGQTARCLAAEFFPEHILLVAHGASVLGAAMGLVGEVAKTEVKASLCSLVKVVLQGPEWLLELKGDTAHLNQVEEVIRFA; encoded by the coding sequence ATGAGTCAAATAGTCTGGATCGCAAGACACGCCAACCGCCTCGACTTTGTAAATCCTGATTGGTTTCTCACCGCCGAACGACGCTACGATCCGCCTTTATCTGACGATGGTTTCGTGCAGGCAAAACAATTAGCCCAACGTTTGAAAACCGAGAAAATTACCCATATTTTTGCTTCTCCCTTTTTACGAACGGTGCAAACAGCCAATGCTGTGGCTGAAACCTTGGATTTATCCATCAAATTAGAAACAGGCTTGAGCGAATGGCTAAATCCTGAATGGATGACAGAAGAACCAGAAAGACTTTCTGTTCCAGCGTTAAAAGAACTATTTCCCCGGATTGATCCTAGCTACACACCGCGTATTGCGGCCAAATACCCCGAAACACATGAGCAAGTACGCGCACGTTCAGGACAAACTGCTAGATGTCTAGCAGCAGAATTCTTTCCAGAGCATATATTACTGGTAGCACACGGTGCTTCTGTGTTAGGGGCAGCAATGGGGTTAGTTGGTGAAGTTGCCAAAACGGAAGTTAAAGCTTCCTTATGTTCTTTAGTCAAGGTTGTGCTTCAAGGCCCAGAATGGTTGCTAGAACTAAAGGGGGATACTGCTCATTTAAATCAAGTAGAAGAAGTGATCCGATTTGCGTAA
- a CDS encoding response regulator receiver signal transduction histidine kinase, with translation MNTILIIEDEPQVRENILEILQLSNFETLSAPNGKIGLEIAQTQLPDLIICDIMMPELDGYSVLSALRQNETTIHIPLIFVTAKAERSDFRQGMDFGADDYLTKPFTPEELLNAISVRLKKKAVTDRQSQAKLDELRMNIIHSLPHEINTPLNGIIGMSQLLIEHSDMINESEEIEIVESIYTSANRLHRLAQRFLLYSNLELIARNPQKIRQIQEEIDNCLSKTVIRDACFKQAIIVNREKDLKLSLVESLVKMPQEKLSIIIEELIDNALKFSSPNSEIEVLSQVNDYQYRLDVIDHGKGMTGAEIDKIGAFIQFNRKLYEQQGSGLGLAIVQHIVKIYQGEFTINSTPDQGTIVSICLPC, from the coding sequence ATGAACACAATTTTGATTATAGAAGACGAACCTCAAGTTCGAGAAAATATCCTGGAAATTTTACAACTTTCTAATTTTGAAACTTTGTCTGCGCCAAACGGCAAGATAGGCTTAGAAATTGCTCAAACACAATTACCAGATTTAATTATCTGTGACATTATGATGCCTGAGTTAGATGGCTACAGTGTGCTATCTGCTCTGCGTCAAAATGAAACAACTATCCATATTCCTTTAATATTTGTGACGGCAAAAGCAGAGCGTTCAGATTTCCGTCAGGGAATGGACTTTGGAGCCGATGATTATTTGACTAAACCATTTACCCCAGAAGAATTACTCAATGCTATTTCTGTACGACTCAAGAAAAAAGCTGTGACTGATCGTCAATCTCAAGCTAAGTTAGATGAACTAAGAATGAACATTATTCACTCATTACCACATGAAATTAATACACCTTTAAATGGTATTATTGGTATGTCTCAATTATTAATTGAGCATTCAGATATGATTAATGAATCGGAAGAAATTGAGATTGTAGAATCCATTTATACATCTGCCAATCGATTGCATAGATTAGCTCAAAGATTTTTACTATATAGTAATCTGGAACTAATTGCTAGAAATCCCCAAAAAATTCGGCAAATTCAAGAAGAAATAGATAATTGCCTGAGTAAAACAGTTATTAGGGATGCTTGTTTTAAGCAAGCGATAATAGTAAACAGAGAAAAAGATTTAAAGTTATCATTAGTCGAATCTCTTGTGAAAATGCCACAAGAAAAATTGAGTATTATCATTGAAGAATTAATAGATAATGCCTTAAAGTTTTCGTCGCCAAATAGTGAAATTGAAGTGTTGAGTCAAGTCAATGATTATCAATATAGATTAGATGTGATTGATCATGGTAAAGGAATGACAGGTGCAGAGATAGATAAGATTGGCGCATTTATTCAATTTAATAGAAAGTTATATGAACAACAAGGTTCTGGCTTAGGATTAGCTATTGTGCAGCATATAGTGAAAATATATCAAGGCGAATTTACCATTAATAGCACTCCCGATCAAGGAACTATTGTTAGTATTTGTTTACCTTGTTGA
- a CDS encoding response regulator receiver domain protein produces the protein MSKRILVIDDEESLRDLACTCLEDLGGWETISAPSGHEGLLQAQDDALDVILLDVSMPDMDGFQFYKQIKANPKTHEIPIILLTAKVLPDDYKRFAQLQIAGVINKPFNPILICEQIAQMLDWRE, from the coding sequence ATGAGCAAACGCATTCTTGTTATCGATGATGAAGAATCACTTCGAGATCTAGCCTGCACATGCTTAGAAGATTTGGGTGGCTGGGAGACAATATCCGCCCCATCAGGTCATGAAGGACTTTTACAAGCCCAAGATGATGCTTTAGATGTAATTCTCCTTGATGTATCAATGCCTGACATGGATGGCTTTCAATTTTACAAGCAAATCAAAGCGAACCCTAAAACCCACGAAATTCCCATAATTTTGCTCACAGCTAAAGTACTACCAGATGATTACAAGCGCTTTGCCCAATTGCAAATAGCCGGCGTTATCAATAAACCATTTAATCCAATACTAATTTGTGAACAAATAGCTCAAATGCTTGACTGGAGAGAATAG
- a CDS encoding multi-sensor signal transduction histidine kinase, whose product MRLSNLFGKKQAHNQKLKISLRLILTVSFVILTGGTTGLVSYISLQNSQHSVNSNVADLMHRAVEGLQSIALAAEIKIFINHTNACVWASFDLIIQTLTNLLSNAIKFSPRNSEITLSTQTQAEWVLFAVKDQGRGIPADKLETIFERFQQVDISDAHAKGGTGLGLAICQSIIQQHNDSIWAESTLGEGSTFYFTLPISVKEL is encoded by the coding sequence GTGAGGCTCTCCAATCTTTTTGGGAAAAAACAAGCTCACAATCAAAAGCTGAAAATTTCCTTACGGCTGATCCTCACAGTTTCCTTTGTGATTTTAACTGGGGGAACAACAGGTTTAGTGAGTTATATATCATTGCAAAATTCTCAGCATTCAGTAAATAGCAATGTCGCAGATTTAATGCACCGAGCCGTGGAGGGATTACAATCAATAGCCCTGGCCGCTGAGATAAAAATCTTTATTAATCATACTAATGCTTGCGTTTGGGCTTCCTTCGATTTAATTATCCAAACCTTAACTAATTTATTAAGCAACGCCATCAAGTTCTCTCCCCGTAACTCAGAGATTACCTTATCTACCCAAACTCAAGCAGAATGGGTGCTTTTTGCAGTCAAAGACCAAGGTAGAGGTATTCCTGCCGATAAACTAGAAACCATATTTGAACGTTTTCAGCAAGTAGATATTTCTGATGCTCATGCTAAAGGCGGAACAGGTCTAGGCTTGGCAATTTGTCAAAGTATTATTCAACAACACAATGATAGTATTTGGGCAGAAAGTACCCTTGGCGAAGGCAGTACATTTTATTTCACTTTGCCAATATCGGTAAAAGAACTATGA
- a CDS encoding putative diguanylate phosphodiesterase, with amino-acid sequence MNPKILVIEDEIQICSNIQQILSLSDFQTISANNGLDGLRLAKSEKPDLICCDIMMPDLDGYGVLKALRKDPETDSIPVIMLTAKVERGDLRQGMELGADDYITKPFSPEELLKAIEMRLARVAKPNLMKQKYEQERQQNIKLKHEIQSNQQKIEETKQLADMRHEVLEKLLQDLGNPLSNINMAVYMLRQVQSDNERDRYLKILQEEYDREIMLLNEMKNLQALLTPENAKILQKFNLLHHSK; translated from the coding sequence ATGAATCCAAAAATATTAGTAATTGAAGATGAAATTCAAATCTGTTCCAACATCCAGCAGATTTTAAGTTTGTCTGATTTTCAAACCATTTCTGCCAATAATGGCTTAGATGGATTACGTCTTGCTAAATCAGAAAAGCCAGACTTGATCTGCTGTGACATTATGATGCCTGATTTAGATGGCTATGGTGTACTCAAAGCATTAAGGAAAGACCCAGAAACTGATTCTATTCCTGTCATTATGTTGACTGCAAAAGTCGAGCGTGGTGACTTACGTCAAGGTATGGAATTAGGAGCCGATGATTACATCACAAAACCTTTTTCTCCAGAGGAACTTTTGAAGGCAATTGAGATGAGATTGGCACGGGTAGCAAAGCCAAATTTAATGAAACAAAAGTATGAACAAGAACGTCAACAAAATATCAAGCTGAAACACGAAATTCAGTCCAACCAACAAAAAATTGAAGAAACAAAACAATTAGCAGATATGCGTCATGAGGTTTTAGAAAAACTCTTGCAAGATTTAGGTAATCCTCTTTCTAATATTAATATGGCAGTGTATATGCTGAGGCAGGTGCAATCAGATAATGAACGCGATCGCTACTTGAAGATTTTACAAGAAGAGTACGATCGGGAAATAATGCTTTTGAATGAAATGAAAAATTTACAAGCATTATTAACTCCAGAAAATGCCAAGATTTTGCAAAAATTCAATTTACTACATCATAGTAAGTAA
- a CDS encoding multi-component transcriptional regulator, winged helix family protein, translating into MKILLVEDDLPTATVLSEVLKAEYYTVELATDGQNGLALATLSNFDLILLDLLIPKLDGINLCRQLRAQGMQKPILLLTAKDHSVDVVKGLDAGADDYVTKPYDISELLARIRALLRRGHTELTPSLLNWENLCINTVSAEVTYQGQPLSLSPKEYSLLGLFLRHPQRVFSRSEIIDRLWSIDASPSEGAVTNLIKDLRQKLKTVGMSAELLETVYGLGYRLKTPPPTKQTNKLAAIASINKAIERHKDTFIQRVSLLEQAEQALHKGLLSPELRQQTSNEAHKLAGTLGSFGYATGSKFAQAIEHLLITDKNLTSKDAVQLSQLIGQIKETLTQPPKPVTVEQFTPMKLPLVLAIHDESFTYQLKTEAANWGMEIEVAGNWESVQQQVSQLPKVILLYLNEQTSMPKSLKSLNKLKQQFPTTPIFVIAEQDNLTQRVAVARLGIQGFLTTPTTAEVFQVITQVLPQSPASAAKVMILDDDPMMLEILSNLLQSWGLQVKTLDNPQKFWEALVSTTPDLLIIDLEMPTYSGTDLCRVVRQDPHWGNLPILVVTAHTDIKSVQRVLAAGADDFIGKPVVETDLINRVISRIDRSRVQQKLQT; encoded by the coding sequence GTGAAAATTCTGCTGGTAGAGGACGATTTACCAACTGCGACCGTACTGAGTGAGGTTCTAAAGGCAGAGTATTATACAGTTGAACTGGCGACAGATGGTCAAAATGGATTAGCTTTAGCAACCTTGTCAAATTTTGACTTGATATTGTTAGATTTGCTGATTCCCAAACTGGACGGAATTAACCTTTGCCGACAACTTCGCGCTCAGGGGATGCAAAAACCTATTCTTTTGCTGACTGCAAAAGATCACAGTGTTGATGTGGTGAAAGGTTTGGATGCAGGTGCAGATGATTATGTCACTAAACCCTACGATATCTCAGAATTGCTGGCTCGGATCAGAGCATTATTACGGCGTGGACACACAGAACTCACGCCTAGTTTGCTGAATTGGGAAAATCTCTGCATCAATACTGTTTCGGCAGAAGTTACCTATCAAGGACAACCTCTATCTTTAAGCCCCAAGGAATATAGCTTACTAGGGCTGTTTTTGCGCCATCCACAGCGTGTATTTAGCCGCAGTGAGATTATTGATCGCCTCTGGTCAATAGATGCTTCACCCAGCGAAGGTGCTGTCACTAATTTAATTAAAGACTTACGCCAAAAGCTGAAAACTGTGGGAATGTCTGCCGAATTACTAGAAACAGTTTATGGTTTGGGTTATCGGCTCAAGACTCCGCCGCCAACTAAACAGACAAACAAACTAGCAGCGATCGCTTCAATCAACAAAGCCATAGAACGCCACAAAGATACATTTATCCAACGAGTAAGTTTGCTAGAGCAGGCTGAACAAGCTTTACATAAAGGATTATTGTCGCCTGAATTACGGCAGCAAACTAGTAACGAAGCACACAAACTAGCCGGAACACTAGGCTCTTTTGGCTACGCAACAGGCTCAAAGTTCGCCCAAGCTATTGAACATTTACTAATTACGGATAAAAATTTAACTTCAAAGGATGCGGTTCAACTATCACAACTAATTGGTCAAATCAAAGAAACACTCACTCAACCTCCCAAACCCGTAACCGTTGAGCAATTTACACCGATGAAACTTCCTTTGGTGCTGGCTATCCATGATGAATCTTTTACTTACCAACTGAAAACCGAAGCTGCAAATTGGGGAATGGAGATAGAAGTAGCTGGGAATTGGGAGAGTGTTCAGCAACAAGTTTCTCAACTGCCCAAGGTGATTTTACTCTATTTAAATGAGCAAACATCGATGCCAAAGAGTTTAAAATCGCTGAATAAACTCAAACAACAGTTTCCTACTACACCAATTTTCGTCATAGCAGAGCAAGATAATCTGACACAGCGAGTCGCTGTAGCTCGTTTGGGAATTCAGGGATTTCTCACCACACCGACTACTGCTGAAGTATTTCAAGTAATTACCCAAGTATTACCCCAATCTCCAGCTAGTGCAGCCAAAGTGATGATTCTAGATGATGATCCAATGATGTTGGAAATATTGAGCAATCTTCTGCAATCGTGGGGACTACAAGTCAAAACCTTAGACAATCCCCAAAAGTTTTGGGAAGCACTTGTTTCTACAACTCCTGACTTATTGATAATTGATTTAGAAATGCCGACATATAGTGGTACTGACTTGTGTCGGGTAGTCCGACAAGATCCGCATTGGGGAAATTTGCCAATTTTAGTAGTCACTGCCCATACAGATATAAAATCAGTTCAACGAGTATTGGCAGCTGGAGCCGATGACTTTATTGGTAAACCTGTGGTCGAGACTGACTTAATCAATCGTGTCATCAGCCGGATTGATCGTTCTCGTGTACAGCAAAAACTCCAAACTTAA
- the glk gene encoding glucokinase — translation MTLLLAGDIGGTKTILRLVKTSDTQGLQTIYEDSYRSGDFPDLVPIVQQFLLKANTGTPQKACFAIAGPVVNNTAKLTNLAWYLDTERLQQELGIAAISLINDFAAVGYGIFGLSTEDLLTLQPGKQKPAAPIAVIGAGTGLGQGFLMKQGDHYQVFPSEGGHADFAPRNELEFQLMKYLLDKHDIQRVSVERVVSGLGIVAIYQFLRDRKHATESPEIAQAVRTWEQEAGQPEKSVDPGAVIGKAAVQKSDRLSEQTLQLFVDAYGAEAGNLALKLLPYGGLYIAGGIAPKILPLIQNGNFLLNFTQKGRMRSLLEEVPVYIILNPQVGLIGAALCAARL, via the coding sequence ATGACTTTGTTATTAGCAGGAGATATCGGCGGCACAAAAACCATTTTGCGATTGGTGAAAACCTCAGATACACAAGGTTTACAGACTATTTATGAGGACAGTTATCGCAGTGGAGATTTTCCTGATTTAGTGCCGATAGTACAGCAGTTTTTACTCAAAGCAAATACAGGAACTCCCCAAAAAGCTTGTTTTGCGATCGCTGGGCCAGTAGTCAATAACACAGCGAAATTAACTAACCTCGCATGGTATTTAGATACCGAACGTCTGCAACAAGAATTGGGTATTGCGGCAATTTCGCTGATTAATGACTTTGCAGCTGTTGGCTATGGCATTTTTGGTTTAAGTACAGAAGATTTACTGACTTTACAACCAGGGAAACAAAAACCAGCAGCACCCATCGCTGTAATTGGTGCAGGTACTGGCTTAGGACAAGGCTTTTTGATGAAGCAGGGAGATCATTATCAAGTTTTTCCCTCCGAAGGTGGTCATGCCGACTTTGCCCCTCGCAACGAGTTAGAATTTCAACTGATGAAATATTTGCTGGATAAACATGATATCCAGCGTGTGTCTGTAGAACGTGTTGTTTCTGGTTTGGGTATTGTGGCGATTTACCAATTTTTGCGCGATCGCAAACATGCAACTGAATCTCCAGAAATTGCCCAAGCTGTGAGAACCTGGGAACAAGAAGCCGGACAGCCAGAGAAAAGCGTCGATCCTGGTGCTGTGATTGGTAAAGCCGCAGTGCAGAAAAGCGATCGCCTCTCGGAACAAACTCTACAACTATTTGTTGATGCTTACGGTGCAGAAGCCGGAAATCTCGCCTTGAAACTTTTACCTTACGGTGGCTTGTATATCGCTGGTGGAATTGCACCGAAAATTCTACCTTTAATTCAAAACGGTAATTTCTTATTGAACTTCACTCAAAAAGGCCGAATGCGTTCTCTTTTAGAAGAAGTACCAGTATATATTATTCTCAACCCCCAAGTAGGATTAATAGGTGCAGCGTTGTGTGCAGCGAGGTTATAA
- a CDS encoding methionyl-tRNA formyltransferase produces MKVVFFGTPEFAIPTLEKLLNHPEFEILAVVTQPDKRRERGNKLTPSPVKTLALNHNLPVWQPERVKKDSETLIQLQQTAADVFVVVAYGQILSKKILKMPKLGCINVHGSILPKYRGAAPIQWSVCNGEAETGITTMLMDVGMDTGDMLLKATTPISLLDNADNLAERLATIGGDLLIETLLKLKLQEIQPVPQNNAEATYAPLIQKQDYELNWSKSAIQLHNQIRGFYPNCYTTFRNQTLKITATLPLGSAYAEEIPPELAKICQKLPDLSNISGSLGEIVSIAKGIGAIAQTGAGLLLLREVQLAGKRPQSGWDFVNGTRLKIGEVLK; encoded by the coding sequence ATGAAAGTTGTATTTTTTGGCACTCCTGAATTTGCTATTCCTACTCTAGAAAAATTACTGAATCATCCAGAATTTGAAATTTTGGCAGTAGTTACTCAACCGGATAAACGTCGAGAACGTGGAAACAAACTTACTCCTTCACCTGTAAAAACACTTGCTCTCAATCATAATTTGCCAGTGTGGCAACCAGAGCGAGTCAAAAAAGATAGTGAAACTTTAATCCAGTTGCAACAAACAGCAGCTGATGTGTTTGTTGTGGTAGCTTATGGACAGATTTTGTCGAAAAAAATCTTGAAGATGCCTAAATTGGGTTGCATTAATGTGCATGGCTCAATTTTACCCAAGTATCGCGGTGCGGCTCCGATTCAGTGGTCTGTATGTAATGGTGAAGCAGAAACAGGCATTACCACAATGTTAATGGATGTCGGTATGGATACAGGGGACATGTTACTAAAAGCAACCACACCTATTAGCTTGTTAGATAATGCTGATAATTTAGCCGAGAGATTAGCGACAATTGGTGGAGATTTATTAATAGAAACTTTGTTAAAACTGAAGTTGCAAGAAATTCAACCAGTTCCGCAAAATAACGCAGAAGCTACTTATGCACCTTTGATACAAAAGCAAGATTACGAGTTAAATTGGTCAAAGAGCGCTATACAATTACACAATCAAATTCGGGGTTTCTATCCTAACTGCTACACAACGTTTCGGAACCAGACTCTCAAAATTACAGCCACCCTTCCCCTTGGTTCTGCTTACGCTGAAGAAATACCACCAGAATTAGCAAAAATATGTCAAAAATTGCCTGATTTATCCAATATATCTGGTAGTCTAGGAGAAATAGTAAGCATTGCCAAGGGAATAGGAGCGATCGCCCAAACGGGAGCAGGTTTATTATTACTACGGGAGGTTCAGTTAGCTGGTAAACGTCCTCAGTCGGGATGGGATTTTGTTAATGGGACGCGTTTAAAAATAGGCGAAGTTTTGAAATAA